One Aegilops tauschii subsp. strangulata cultivar AL8/78 chromosome 7, Aet v6.0, whole genome shotgun sequence genomic window carries:
- the LOC109742251 gene encoding beta-carotene isomerase D27, chloroplastic, translated as MALMPVELCYATVASPVAAPSARRVPRRRAAVRCAATAPAPMGEKTKYRDGPLERAFMGLFARKMEKFTGRKKKPGPGGEEEKKAVWEWDYESFVDVSRRVMVGRSRAQQQEAVREVLLSMLPPGAPEQFKKLFPPTRWACEFNAALTVPFFHWLVGPSEVIEVEVDGVKQRSGVLIKKCRYLENSGCVGMCVNMCKIPTQSFFTDEFGLPLTMNPNFEDMSCEMIYGQVPPPLEEDPVSKQPCYPSLCSISTPSAAICPKIQN; from the exons ATGGCCTTGATGCCCGTGGAGCTCTGCTACGCCACGGTCGCCTCTCCGGTGGCGGCGCCATCGGCCAGGAGGGTGccgaggcggcgggcggcggtgcGGTGCGCGGCGACTGCGCCGGCGCCGATGGGGGAGAAGACCAAGTACAGGGACGGGCCGCTGGAGCGCGCGTTCATGGGGCTGTTCGCgcgcaagatggagaagttcacgggaaggaagaagaagccgggcccgggcggcgaggaggagaagaaggcggTGTGGGAGTGGGACTACGAGAGCTTCGTGGACGTGTCGCGGCGGGTGATGGTGGGGCGGTCGCGCGCGCAGCAGCAGGAGGCCGTCCGCGAGGTGCTCCTCTCCATGCTCCCTCCCGGCGCCCCCGAGCAGTTCAAGAAGCTCTTCCCGCCCACGCGCTGGGCCTGCGAGTTCAACGCGGCCCTCACCGTCCCATTCTTCCACTGGCTCGTCGGCCCATCAGAG GTTATCGAGGTAGAGGTTGACGGGGTGAAGCAGAGGAGTGGAGTGCTCATAAAGAAATGCAG GTACTTGGAGAACAGCGGGTGCGTTGGGATGTGCGTCAACATGTGCAAGATCCCCACGCAGAGCTTCTTCACCGACGAGTTCGGCCTTCCCCTCACCATGAATCCAA ACTTTGAAGACATGAGCTGCGAAATGATATATGGTCAGGTGCCCCCGCCGCTGGAAGAAGATCCAGTGTCAAAACAACCCTGCTATCCCAGCCTCT GTTCCATATCGACGCCCTCCGCTGCAATATGTCCCAAAATTCAGAACTAG